AGCTCCACAAAGTTCCTTGGCGACAACGACGCGATGCTTGCATCCCGCGTGACCACGAAGTGCGCAGCGGCAGGGACCTCAGCGGCTGCATCGAGTACCCAACTCACCAACGGACGGCCGTGAAGGTCAACGAGCAACTTATGGACAGAGGAGTCAAAACGGCTCCCGAAACCGGCGGCAAGAACGACAATCCCCGTCGACCTCAGCTCCTGATCTGCCGTGTTTACCAAGTCATCGCCCCTTCGGCATGAATGGGACCTGCACTCTCCGAGAGCGAACCAGCAAGGCGACGCTCACGCCGAGCGATAATCTCAGCGAGTATCGAAACAGCGGTCTCCTGAGGAGTCCTCGCGCCGATATCGAGACCGATCGGACCGCAGACCCGTTGACGAATCTCCTCTACTGCGATTCCTTGGGTCACCAGTCGGCTGACTCGGTCAGCCTGGGTTCGTCGGGATCCCATTACGCCGATATAGCCTGCGCGAGTCGCGAGTGCCGCCTCGATAGCTGGTACGTCAAACTTTGGATCATGGGTGAGGATGCAGATGGCATCACGCTCGCTGAGCGATGCGCCCCATGTAGTGAGGTAGTCATTCGGCCACGCCACCACGACCTCATCGGCCTTCGGGAAGCGTGCCTCAGTCGCAAAGACGGCCCGAGCGTCGACCACCACCACTCGATAACCAAGCAGTTTGGCCGCTTGCGCTAGTGCGTCACTGAAGTCCACAGCACCGAAAATCAGCATGGTTGGCGGCGGCGCTGAAACCGCCATCACCACAGCAACCTCCCTGGAACGCGACTGACCCCTTCGACCATAGGAGCGTCTCGTTCCCTGGGCCTGTTGCAACACCCCGGCAGCATCCCTTGCCACCAC
The nucleotide sequence above comes from Ferrimicrobium sp.. Encoded proteins:
- a CDS encoding XdhC family protein gives rise to the protein MIEVVERVLQWRAQGKRCSLATVVAVEGSGPREPGALMAVNEDGEVVGSVSGGCVEGAVVTEALLRLDAPEPILRSFGILGTETPKEATTLAFGFSDDEAVAVGLTCGGTFHILVQPEPPGYLDRLAEALQEDTPFVIATVYSVNEDLDSYFVEENRAVVPPAVGASMLILGDGEVLGSLGNADLDRVVARDAAGVLQQAQGTRRSYGRRGQSRSREVAVVMAVSAPPPTMLIFGAVDFSDALAQAAKLLGYRVVVVDARAVFATEARFPKADEVVVAWPNDYLTTWGASLSERDAICILTHDPKFDVPAIEAALATRAGYIGVMGSRRTQADRVSRLVTQGIAVEEIRQRVCGPIGLDIGARTPQETAVSILAEIIARRERRLAGSLSESAGPIHAEGAMTW